A window of the Alkalidesulfovibrio alkalitolerans DSM 16529 genome harbors these coding sequences:
- a CDS encoding YIP1 family protein, which yields MDITCPECGFTRSVPDDKIPAGSVRATCPKCKTKFQFRSLPDEFPGEQERDAEDEGVEKRERTHIAPPDLAPRREFPDEALDKKPSLLQPETPRETPTSVDEPPKPARTRPLIPWVDEEAEAEEASAERISALLKPPPTAQPSETEGGDPISRLTRTLGFESSPELPDNEPEAARTIAGHDADTGSDSASTLLQRPSEPPPAKPGTAAKEPPASLLREPHVGHARQAASKTWPGASPDDDSPVQVTGPRRWTEAGPEEEGPEEEGQPPTHPAPWTDEKPESRAGKRSGRQPPQDDADDIWQRLEAMEAGDEAERRESRFDEAVDWRPEPGEPEVDAPFERLDRHGFFGGLFATTTRAMFSPGLFFEALPVNKGLGRPLVYAILISLIGHLLMLPWVVTALDTLATQVDSAALREVIMSAYGPRSQITQTIVAPFTTTLQMFFFASIIHVGLFVFQGGKRGFEATFRVLCYSCATAPLAIIPFVGPALALVWSMLITFIGLKRIHRTSYLQVLLALVLPLAILVLLVFAVIAGMSSYSA from the coding sequence ATGGACATAACCTGCCCCGAATGCGGATTCACCCGGAGCGTTCCGGACGACAAGATACCCGCGGGCTCGGTGCGCGCCACCTGCCCCAAGTGCAAGACCAAGTTCCAGTTCCGCTCCCTGCCCGACGAGTTTCCCGGCGAACAGGAACGTGATGCCGAGGACGAAGGCGTCGAGAAGCGAGAACGGACGCACATTGCGCCGCCCGACCTCGCGCCGAGACGCGAATTCCCGGACGAGGCTTTGGACAAAAAACCCTCCCTGCTCCAGCCCGAAACGCCTCGCGAAACGCCCACGTCGGTCGACGAACCGCCCAAACCGGCACGCACCCGGCCGCTCATCCCCTGGGTTGACGAGGAGGCCGAGGCGGAAGAGGCCTCGGCAGAGCGCATCTCGGCCCTGCTCAAACCTCCGCCGACGGCGCAGCCCTCCGAAACCGAAGGCGGCGACCCCATCAGCCGCCTGACCCGGACCCTCGGGTTCGAATCCTCGCCGGAACTCCCAGACAATGAGCCCGAAGCGGCCCGCACAATTGCGGGCCATGATGCGGACACTGGTTCGGACAGCGCCTCCACGCTTTTGCAGCGACCGTCCGAGCCGCCTCCCGCAAAACCGGGCACGGCAGCGAAAGAACCCCCGGCCTCGCTGCTGCGCGAGCCGCACGTCGGCCACGCCAGGCAGGCCGCTTCAAAAACCTGGCCCGGCGCAAGCCCCGACGACGACTCTCCGGTGCAGGTCACGGGACCGAGGAGGTGGACCGAGGCAGGCCCGGAAGAGGAAGGCCCGGAAGAGGAAGGCCAGCCCCCCACGCATCCCGCTCCCTGGACCGACGAGAAGCCCGAAAGCCGCGCCGGGAAACGCTCCGGACGCCAGCCCCCGCAGGACGACGCCGACGACATCTGGCAGCGACTCGAGGCCATGGAGGCAGGCGACGAGGCAGAACGGCGAGAGAGCCGCTTCGACGAGGCCGTGGACTGGCGCCCCGAGCCGGGCGAACCCGAGGTGGACGCACCTTTCGAACGCCTGGACCGGCACGGCTTCTTCGGCGGACTTTTCGCCACCACCACGCGCGCCATGTTCTCGCCCGGCCTGTTTTTCGAGGCCTTACCCGTGAACAAGGGCCTGGGCCGCCCACTGGTCTACGCCATCCTCATCTCGCTCATCGGACATCTGCTGATGCTGCCCTGGGTCGTCACGGCTCTGGACACGCTCGCGACCCAGGTGGATTCGGCCGCCTTGCGGGAAGTGATCATGTCCGCCTACGGTCCGCGCAGCCAGATAACCCAGACCATCGTCGCGCCTTTCACGACCACCTTGCAGATGTTTTTCTTCGCCTCGATCATCCACGTGGGTCTATTCGTCTTCCAGGGGGGCAAGCGGGGATTCGAGGCTACCTTCCGGGTGCTCTGCTACTCCTGCGCCACCGCGCCGCTCGCGATCATCCCCTTCGTCGGCCCGGCCCTGGCCCTGGTCTGGTCCATGCTCATCACGTTCATCGGCCTCAAACGCATCCACAGGACCAGCTATCTCCAGGTGCTTCTGGCCCTGGTCCTGCCTCTGGCCATCCTGGTGCTGCTGGTCTTCGCCGTCATCGCGGGCATGTCGAGCTACTCGGCATAG
- a CDS encoding nitrilase-related carbon-nitrogen hydrolase, with protein sequence MTLYLGAFQTPVCTCLEDLAPFLDTAASHAEPTFWLFPELFYGGFDYEQRLRWAAENQDLLVRLQDFCDQTGHALAGSFWERRDNALYNSLYVVSGEHPRPQRIYSKLHLFPGVDESRYFTPGEPCPRPVTWRGLRIGGAICFDLRFPELFRLQSRQDMDLFAVAGQWAQTRLPHWRRLLTARAIETQAYMLAANAVGETPFGHLPGYSCLVSPWGKLVFSCHRGPRAVRAPFDPDLVRRARRLFTTRDTPHFVIAGRAGKGCPDEREPLGPVRAGPDSP encoded by the coding sequence ATGACGCTTTACCTCGGCGCGTTCCAAACGCCCGTCTGCACATGCCTTGAAGACCTCGCGCCCTTTCTCGACACGGCCGCATCACACGCGGAGCCGACGTTCTGGCTCTTTCCCGAACTCTTCTACGGTGGATTCGACTACGAGCAGCGACTGCGCTGGGCCGCCGAAAACCAGGACCTGCTGGTCAGGCTCCAGGACTTCTGCGACCAGACCGGCCATGCTCTGGCGGGCAGCTTCTGGGAGCGACGCGACAACGCCTTGTACAATTCGCTGTACGTCGTTTCCGGCGAGCATCCCCGGCCGCAGCGCATCTACAGCAAGCTGCACCTGTTTCCCGGCGTGGACGAGAGCCGCTATTTCACGCCCGGCGAGCCCTGCCCCCGGCCCGTGACCTGGCGGGGACTTCGCATCGGCGGAGCCATCTGTTTCGACCTGCGCTTTCCCGAACTCTTCCGCCTCCAGTCCCGCCAGGACATGGACCTCTTCGCCGTGGCCGGACAATGGGCCCAGACGCGCCTGCCCCACTGGCGGCGGCTGCTCACAGCCAGGGCCATCGAAACACAGGCCTACATGCTCGCGGCCAACGCCGTGGGCGAGACGCCCTTCGGCCATCTGCCCGGCTACTCCTGCCTGGTTTCGCCCTGGGGCAAGCTCGTCTTTTCCTGCCATCGCGGCCCGCGCGCCGTGCGCGCCCCCTTCGATCCCGACCTAGTCCGACGCGCCCGGCGGCTCTTCACGACCCGCGACACCCCGCACTTCGTCATCGCAGGCCGCGCGGGCAAAGGCTGCCCGGACGAACGCGAGCCCCTCGGCCCTGTCCGCGCGGGCCCCGATTCGCCTTGA
- the fliS gene encoding flagellar export chaperone FliS, translating to MHKATRAYIATQVGTTSQADLLILLYDGAMKYLSQAKERIQARDFKGKGQLLAKASDVINELQSSLNKEKGGEIAENLSRLYFYCNSRLLMANLKMDTEAIDQVINILKGLRSAYAEIKGAAETAVPDEQAKAPAKPLSLAAAATAMKMQPKAGAVQPESQAATTGEARAQSESEATMQPTAFSDAANGAEKRPAPESAPKPATEASPQPPRPVTLQVRRAAMAYGNSQSR from the coding sequence ATGCACAAAGCCACGCGCGCCTACATCGCCACGCAGGTGGGCACGACCAGTCAGGCCGACCTGCTCATCCTGCTCTACGACGGCGCGATGAAGTATCTCTCGCAGGCCAAGGAGCGCATTCAGGCCCGCGACTTCAAGGGCAAGGGCCAGCTTCTGGCCAAGGCCTCGGACGTCATCAACGAGTTGCAATCGAGCCTGAACAAGGAAAAGGGCGGCGAGATCGCCGAAAATCTTTCACGACTCTATTTCTACTGCAATTCCCGCCTGCTCATGGCCAACCTGAAGATGGACACCGAGGCCATCGACCAGGTCATCAACATTCTCAAGGGACTGCGCTCCGCATATGCGGAGATCAAGGGAGCAGCCGAGACGGCCGTGCCGGACGAGCAGGCCAAGGCCCCGGCCAAGCCGCTCAGCCTCGCGGCTGCGGCCACGGCGATGAAGATGCAGCCCAAGGCGGGTGCGGTCCAGCCCGAGAGCCAGGCCGCGACGACCGGAGAAGCGCGGGCGCAGTCCGAATCGGAAGCGACGATGCAGCCGACCGCATTCAGCGACGCGGCAAACGGAGCGGAGAAGCGGCCCGCGCCCGAAAGCGCCCCGAAGCCCGCGACCGAAGCGTCTCCGCAGCCGCCGCGCCCCGTGACCTTGCAGGTCCGCCGCGCCGCCATGGCCTACGGCAACTCGCAGAGCAGGTGA
- the fliD gene encoding flagellar filament capping protein FliD: MINGNLASGGISFTGLGSGTDFDSIIEKLIEVESLKKKRLEIWKSSWEKKIEGFQELNTKLLSLKTSLQAMDRPGEFLVKNTSSTDSAALTATATADAEEGSYVFSINQLAQNQILTFNTPATSLNTVVNNSGTTQTFTYTYAGTDHTVNVPNGTTLGTLINIINADGGNLGVRASAIKVSEGEYRMQLRGLDTGAAKTLTIAGSTTLSGYQSGDVTVSQSAQDAQFRLNNFPSNAWLTRATNSIDDVVPGLTVLFKSTSANVTVNVETDIEGIKEQVRTFVNQINEVRSFLKELTKIDSMTNKGSLLSGNYGVAMISQNLKNITASKGLGFEYFNSATGTGDMYTTLSQLGILTDADAGSVNSGLLILNEDRLDEVLKTNLDDVVSLFSAHYEGSATVTQPSDNPAAFTYYNSIQGTTKGGTYAVSYSISGGVVTGATIGGYPARFDSETGQITATTGPATGLAIQLNTFDNGTYSGSVSLKVGKVTELINELNRLTDTREGTLNILEDNYRDIIENIQKKIEFEERRLKNNERNLRDRFARLEATLSNYNGIQGMLQNQIKQLPSGSE, translated from the coding sequence ATGATAAACGGCAATCTCGCATCCGGCGGCATCTCCTTCACCGGCCTTGGCTCGGGCACGGATTTCGACTCGATCATCGAAAAGCTCATCGAGGTCGAATCACTCAAGAAAAAGCGGCTCGAAATCTGGAAATCCTCTTGGGAAAAGAAGATCGAGGGCTTCCAGGAACTGAACACCAAGCTGCTCTCGCTCAAGACCTCGTTGCAGGCCATGGATCGCCCAGGCGAGTTCCTGGTCAAGAACACGAGTTCCACCGACTCAGCCGCGCTCACGGCCACGGCCACGGCCGACGCCGAGGAAGGCTCCTACGTCTTCAGCATCAACCAACTCGCCCAGAATCAGATCCTGACCTTCAACACGCCCGCGACATCGCTCAATACCGTAGTCAACAACTCGGGCACAACGCAGACCTTCACCTACACCTACGCGGGCACGGACCACACCGTGAACGTGCCGAACGGCACGACGCTTGGCACCTTGATCAACATTATCAACGCGGACGGCGGCAACCTGGGCGTACGCGCGAGCGCCATCAAGGTTTCCGAGGGCGAATATCGCATGCAACTGCGCGGCCTGGACACGGGTGCCGCAAAAACCCTGACCATCGCAGGCTCGACCACCCTGTCCGGTTATCAAAGCGGAGACGTCACCGTCTCGCAATCCGCCCAGGACGCCCAGTTCCGCTTGAACAACTTCCCGAGCAACGCCTGGCTGACTCGGGCCACCAACTCCATCGACGACGTGGTGCCCGGCCTGACGGTGCTTTTCAAATCGACCTCCGCCAACGTCACGGTCAACGTGGAGACGGACATCGAAGGCATCAAGGAGCAAGTCCGGACCTTCGTGAACCAGATCAACGAGGTACGCTCCTTCCTGAAGGAGCTGACCAAAATCGACTCCATGACCAACAAGGGAAGCCTGCTTTCGGGCAACTACGGCGTGGCCATGATCTCCCAGAATCTGAAAAACATCACTGCCTCCAAGGGGCTCGGCTTCGAGTATTTCAACAGCGCCACAGGCACGGGCGACATGTACACCACGCTCTCACAGCTCGGCATCCTCACGGACGCCGACGCGGGCTCGGTGAACTCGGGACTTTTGATCCTCAACGAGGATCGGCTCGACGAGGTGCTGAAGACCAACCTCGACGACGTGGTGAGCCTGTTCTCCGCCCACTACGAGGGCTCGGCCACGGTCACCCAGCCCAGCGACAATCCGGCCGCCTTCACCTACTACAACAGCATCCAGGGGACCACCAAGGGCGGTACCTACGCCGTGTCCTACTCCATCTCCGGCGGCGTGGTCACGGGCGCGACCATCGGCGGCTACCCGGCCAGATTCGACTCGGAGACCGGGCAGATCACGGCCACCACCGGGCCGGCCACGGGTCTCGCCATCCAGTTGAACACTTTCGACAACGGCACATATTCTGGCAGCGTTTCGCTCAAGGTCGGCAAGGTCACGGAACTCATCAACGAGTTGAACCGCCTCACGGACACCCGCGAGGGCACGCTGAACATCCTTGAGGACAATTACCGAGACATCATCGAGAATATCCAAAAAAAGATCGAATTCGAGGAGCGCCGCCTGAAGAACAACGAACGCAACCTGCGCGATCGTTTCGCTCGGCTCGAAGCCACCCTTTCCAACTACAACGGGATCCAGGGTATGCTGCAGAACCAGATCAAGCAGCTCCCCTCGGGATCGGAGTAA
- a CDS encoding flagellin N-terminal helical domain-containing protein, translated as MSLVINHNLMAMNAARNLTTAYSNLGTSVNRLSSGLRINSAADDAAGLAIRELMRADIASINQGVRNAMDAISMIQTADGALGVIDEKLIRMKELAEQAATGTYNSDQRLIIDSEYQAMASEITRIANATDFNGIYLLNGNLSAETHNGEGLNPTGKLKVHFGAGNDSAEDYYYIQIGNSTASALGVGIGAGAGAQAKSVSTQALAQRALEGIQQAIISKDKIRANLGALQNRLENTITNLQIQAENLQASESRISDVDVALEMTEFVRQQILSQAAVAMLSQANSLPRMAMQLLGG; from the coding sequence ATGTCGCTCGTTATCAACCACAACCTGATGGCCATGAACGCGGCCCGCAACCTGACCACGGCCTACAGCAACCTGGGCACGTCGGTGAACCGGCTGTCTTCGGGCCTGCGCATCAACAGCGCGGCCGACGACGCCGCGGGGCTGGCGATTCGCGAACTCATGCGCGCGGACATTGCGTCTATTAACCAGGGCGTGCGCAACGCCATGGACGCGATCTCCATGATCCAGACCGCGGACGGCGCGCTGGGCGTCATCGACGAGAAGCTGATCCGCATGAAGGAACTCGCCGAGCAGGCCGCCACCGGCACCTACAACTCGGACCAGCGTCTCATCATCGACTCCGAATACCAGGCCATGGCTTCGGAAATCACCCGAATCGCCAATGCCACGGACTTCAACGGCATCTACCTGCTGAACGGCAACCTGAGCGCCGAGACCCACAACGGCGAGGGTCTGAACCCCACCGGCAAGCTCAAGGTCCACTTCGGCGCGGGCAACGATTCGGCCGAGGACTACTACTACATCCAGATCGGCAACTCCACGGCCTCGGCGCTCGGCGTCGGCATCGGCGCCGGTGCAGGCGCGCAGGCCAAGTCGGTCTCCACCCAGGCCCTTGCGCAGCGCGCCCTTGAGGGCATCCAGCAGGCCATCATCTCCAAGGACAAGATCCGCGCCAACCTGGGTGCGCTGCAGAACCGCCTGGAGAACACCATCACCAACCTCCAGATCCAGGCCGAAAACCTGCAGGCTTCCGAGTCGCGCATCTCCGACGTGGACGTTGCTCTGGAGATGACGGAGTTCGTGCGCCAGCAGATCCTCTCCCAGGCCGCCGTGGCCATGCTCTCGCAGGCCAACAGCCTGCCGAGGATGGCCATGCAGCTCCTGGGCGGCTAA